The Gloeocapsa sp. PCC 73106 genome includes the window TGCCTGTAGTACCACTGGTATAGAGAATAAATAGTAAGTCTTCACTGTCCATAGATTCAGGGGGACAGTCTGGGGAAATACCTACTCTGAGTTCGTGCCACCAGTGATCGCGTCCCGGTTCCATCTGGATAGTCTGTCCAGTACGGGCTACCACTAGAACCTGGGCAACAGAGGGGACGCCATTCTGGGCTAGAGCTAGATCTAACTGTTCTTTGAGGGGTACTATTTTGTCTTTACGCCAACCTCCATCTGCTGTGATGACCAATTTGGCTTGGGCGTCTAGGAGTCTATCCTTGAGAGCTTCCGCGCTAAAACCACCGAATACTACAGTGTGGGGCGCTCCAATTCTGGCACAGGCTAACATAGCGATCGCAGCTTCTGGAATCATCGGGAGATAAATCCCCACGCGATCGCCCTTTTTCACTCCCAGTTGCTTTAAAACGTTGGCAAACTGACATACTTCTCTATGTAGCTGAGCATAAGTATAGGTCCGGGAATCTCCTGGTTCTCCCTCCCAGATTAAAGCGGCTTTATTGCGTCGCCATGTTTGCAGATGCCTATCTAGACAGTTATAGGAGATGTTGATTTTACCTCCTAGGAACCATTTTACTTCTGGGGGCTTCCATTCTAAAACCGTATGCCAGGGTTCAAACCAGTGTAACTCTTCTGTTGCTATTGACTCCCAAAAAGCTACTGGATCGGCTTTAGCTCGCTCGTAGATCTGTTGATAATCTTCTAGGCTTTTGATTTGACATTTGCTGGCAAATTCCGCCGAAGGAGGGAATAAACGCTGTTCTTGCAGTATTGATTCGATGGTTGGTTCTGACATATTGGGCTTAGTCTACGGTTTTAGTGACTGGGGGAATTAGAGACAATTCCTAGTTTGGCTTGCAGGGTTTGAATCGAGGTGACGCTAATATAGTTATCGGTCCAAATCAGTCGGGGAAAACGGATCAGTTCATCTCTGACGGCGTCTATGGCTCGTTTAATCTGCTCACCACTAGCGCGATCGCTGATAATAATCTGAGTTGAGCGTACCAGACGCTGCAGTTTATGCCTATCTTTAGCTTGAGCTGTCAGGGTAATGACTTCTTCACCGCGCAGGGTATGAACGATCTTTTCTGCTACCTCTAGGGTACCACTACTTAGACTCACCAAACCGAGATAAGCTCCTGAGGGTAATGCTTGAATAACTTCTAATTCTTTAGCGTAGTCGTAGATATCTATGGGAATGAGTCGGGCGTGAGTTTCCTGAGTAATTGGGATTACTTCTTGAATAAAATAACGACTAGTAATCACTGTGGCTAGCTTAACTTGAGTCAGAAATGAGGTTAAGCTTTCTAGTAGAACTAACTCTATCTTAGTTGCTAAAGCCTGTGTTAACTCCTGGAGCATTAATTCTCCCGCTTCTACGTCTCTTTGGGGTACGGTGATGATAATTCTCCCTAGACAGCGTATACGCCAGTCGATAGCGGCTAGATATAATTCTTTGACTTGATTGAGGGTACAACCTTCGGCTAATAGTGCTTCTATACTTTCAGAGACGATTTTTTGCCCTTGGGGATATTGTTTACCTAGGTCGGAATTAAAATTAGATCCGAGTTCGTCTCCTTGGGCTTTAACGTAGATTCCTGAACCCGTTTTCGGTTCAACAAAGCCTGCACCCTCTAAGAGTCGATATACCTTGCTTATTGTATTACGATGCAATCGCGTTTGTTGAGCTAGCTGTCTAATACTCGGTAAACGTTGTCCCGGTGCATAATGACGGGTGGCGATCGCAAATTTTAGTTGTTCAAATAGCTGTTTTGAGGGAGGAACCTCGCTATCTGACTGAATTTGAAACTGAAACATAAAATCAATAGAGTTACTTCAGCTTTCCTGAACGTAAAATACTAATGATTAGCCATAAGCCCAAAAAACTCGCCGCAGCAAAGAGAATATTGGTAGCTAAAGAGACTTGACTGGTCTCAGAATTAGCGGATATAATCGCCGCGCCGATAATTAAAGACCCTACCACAATACTAAATGATAGACGATTGGCTGAGTCATCTATACTTTTTCTGAGGTAGTCTAAATTTTGTATACTGATATTCCAGATTAGCGTTTCTGAGGTTACCCTTTCTAGAAGTAAATCTAGTTTGCGGGGCGATCGCAAAGACAGATTTTTTAAATCTAGCGCTGTTCTCAATATAGCTGTAGCTGGATTATCTCCTATTAAGCGACGGCGAAATACGTCTGTAATTAAAGGCTTTACCTCTTCTAGTAGATTGACTTTAGGATAGAAACTACGGGCTACCCCCTCTAAGTTAGCGATGGTTTTGACGTATAAACCCATATTTCCCGGTAAACGAATCTTATTCCGGCGAGATATCGCTAATACTTCGTAGAATACTTCGCTAAAATTAATCTCTGATATACTCAAGTTATGATATTTTCTCAACATGCGATCATAGTCGTTTTGCAGTTGAATCAGACTAGTAGAAGTATTGGTATCAGATAAATCCAAAGTCAACTCACTGCAGCGTTGAGCATCTAGATCGACGATCGCTAACAACATTTCAATCAGAATATTTTGCGTACGAGGATCTAAGCGACCAATCATGCCACAATCTAATAAAGCTACCTGTCCGCTATGGAGATAGAATAAGTTCCCAGGATGAGGATCGGCGTGGAAAAACCCATCTACATATATTTGTTGAAAGAAGACACGAAACAGTAAAGTAGTAATTTCTTTACGTTGTTGGTCCTCTTGTTGAGGATCAAGAAACTTAGCTGAAAGCAGAGGGACTCCGTCTAACCACTCCATCACTAGCAGTTTAGAGGAAGTTAAATCCCAATGTATCTTAGGGACTACCAGTTCACTAGGATCAAACCAGTCACTTTTGGCTAGATTAGTACGCAATTGCTCGGTATAGGTCCCTTCTCGCGTAAAATCTAATTCCGCCTTTAAAGCGGTGGTAAACTCATCAGCTAGAGCGATAATATCATAATCTTTACCAAAATCAGTCAGAGCGACTAATTCTGCCATAGCTTTAATTAAAGCAATATCTTGATCAACTATCAGATCGATTTTAGGACGCTGTACCTTTAAGGCTACTTCTTGACCATTTCTTAAGGTAGCACGATGTACCTGTCCAATAGAACCCGCAGCGATCGCCTCAGGATTAATTTTACTAAAAATCATGGACAAAGTTTCGGGTAACTGTTCCTCAATTTGTTCTTCAATCTCTTCCCAAGGTACTGAAG containing:
- a CDS encoding GntR family transcriptional regulator — its product is MFQFQIQSDSEVPPSKQLFEQLKFAIATRHYAPGQRLPSIRQLAQQTRLHRNTISKVYRLLEGAGFVEPKTGSGIYVKAQGDELGSNFNSDLGKQYPQGQKIVSESIEALLAEGCTLNQVKELYLAAIDWRIRCLGRIIITVPQRDVEAGELMLQELTQALATKIELVLLESLTSFLTQVKLATVITSRYFIQEVIPITQETHARLIPIDIYDYAKELEVIQALPSGAYLGLVSLSSGTLEVAEKIVHTLRGEEVITLTAQAKDRHKLQRLVRSTQIIISDRASGEQIKRAIDAVRDELIRFPRLIWTDNYISVTSIQTLQAKLGIVSNSPSH
- a CDS encoding AarF/ABC1/UbiB kinase family protein, which encodes MFALTQYTNRQREIIEVVLRNGWDYMRGILTGSKPDEPQLPTPEVLRKILIELGPVYVKLGQLLSTRPDLLPADYIEALSALQAKVPSVPWEEIEEQIEEQLPETLSMIFSKINPEAIAAGSIGQVHRATLRNGQEVALKVQRPKIDLIVDQDIALIKAMAELVALTDFGKDYDIIALADEFTTALKAELDFTREGTYTEQLRTNLAKSDWFDPSELVVPKIHWDLTSSKLLVMEWLDGVPLLSAKFLDPQQEDQQRKEITTLLFRVFFQQIYVDGFFHADPHPGNLFYLHSGQVALLDCGMIGRLDPRTQNILIEMLLAIVDLDAQRCSELTLDLSDTNTSTSLIQLQNDYDRMLRKYHNLSISEINFSEVFYEVLAISRRNKIRLPGNMGLYVKTIANLEGVARSFYPKVNLLEEVKPLITDVFRRRLIGDNPATAILRTALDLKNLSLRSPRKLDLLLERVTSETLIWNISIQNLDYLRKSIDDSANRLSFSIVVGSLIIGAAIISANSETSQVSLATNILFAAASFLGLWLIISILRSGKLK